One window of the Thermodesulfobacteriota bacterium genome contains the following:
- a CDS encoding sigma-54 dependent transcriptional regulator: MQTILVVDDDKSIRYSLMRMLEGEYTVLTAPNGEEALSQMKASSPDLILMDIRMPGRGGIEVLKEIKAIDPKALVILMTAYGTTETAIEAMKHGAFDYILKPFPIQQMRELVQKAMTLRRLMKQEVTVAPEPAPQREEEQIVGSSPKMQEIYKVIGQVAPSDVTVLLRGESGTGKELIARAIYQHSLRSNHLFMPVNCAAIPDTLLESELFGHEKGAFTGALTRRIGKLEQCHGGTVFLDEIGDMSLSTQAKLLRVLQEKCFERLGGRETIRVDIRLIVATHKDLEEMILRGEFREDLYYRLNVVSIKIPPLRERKEDIPALVSYFLRRFNRELKKEISGVTPAALEKILAYHWPGNVRQLENVVKRAMLFCQGDWILEDHLLLEGEEKQEGTADRLPKNLEGLYDALFEALAPKSSIRGDLDLISAIEKEMILRALRKTKGNQVQAASLLGINRSTLRGKMEKYHIKKEMLISEEV; encoded by the coding sequence ATGCAGACCATCTTGGTGGTCGACGATGACAAATCGATCCGCTACTCTCTGATGAGGATGCTGGAAGGGGAGTACACGGTCCTCACCGCCCCCAACGGGGAGGAGGCCCTGTCCCAGATGAAGGCCTCTTCTCCCGACCTCATCCTCATGGATATCCGGATGCCCGGCCGGGGAGGCATCGAGGTGCTCAAGGAGATCAAGGCCATCGATCCCAAGGCCCTGGTCATCCTCATGACCGCCTACGGAACGACGGAAACCGCGATCGAGGCGATGAAGCACGGGGCCTTCGACTACATCCTCAAACCCTTCCCGATCCAGCAAATGAGAGAACTGGTCCAGAAGGCGATGACCCTGAGAAGGCTCATGAAACAGGAAGTCACGGTCGCCCCTGAGCCAGCCCCTCAGAGGGAGGAGGAGCAGATCGTCGGGTCCTCTCCCAAGATGCAGGAGATCTATAAGGTGATCGGCCAGGTCGCTCCCAGCGATGTGACCGTCCTCCTCCGAGGAGAGAGTGGCACGGGAAAGGAATTGATCGCCCGGGCGATCTACCAACACAGCCTCCGATCCAACCACCTCTTCATGCCGGTCAATTGCGCCGCCATTCCCGATACCCTTCTCGAGAGCGAACTCTTCGGCCATGAGAAGGGGGCCTTCACCGGCGCCCTCACCCGACGCATCGGAAAACTGGAGCAGTGCCATGGAGGGACGGTCTTCCTCGATGAGATCGGAGACATGTCCCTTTCCACCCAGGCCAAACTCCTCCGTGTCCTCCAGGAAAAATGTTTTGAAAGGTTAGGCGGAAGGGAGACGATCCGGGTCGACATCCGCCTCATCGTAGCCACCCACAAGGACCTCGAGGAGATGATCCTCAGGGGAGAGTTCCGTGAGGACCTCTACTACCGGCTCAATGTGGTCTCTATCAAAATCCCGCCCCTGCGAGAAAGGAAAGAGGACATCCCCGCCCTCGTCTCCTATTTTCTCAGGCGGTTCAATCGGGAATTGAAAAAGGAGATCTCGGGGGTCACCCCCGCTGCCCTGGAAAAGATACTGGCCTACCATTGGCCGGGGAACGTGAGGCAGCTTGAAAATGTCGTGAAGCGGGCCATGCTTTTCTGCCAAGGGGACTGGATCCTCGAAGACCATCTCCTGCTGGAAGGGGAGGAGAAGCAGGAGGGGACGGCCGACCGTCTCCCGAAAAATCTCGAGGGCCTTTACGATGCCCTCTTCGAGGCCTTGGCCCCGAAATCTTCAATCCGAGGGGACCTCGATTTGATCTCGGCCATCGAGAAGGAGATGATCCTCCGGGCCCTGCGAAAAACGAAGGGCAACCAGGTCCAGGCTGCCTCCCTCCTCGGGATCAACCGGAGCACCCTCCGGGGAAAGATGGAAAAATACCACATCAAAAAAGAGATGCTCATCTCGGAGGAGGTTTAG
- a CDS encoding NAD+ synthase — MRTLRIGLCQINTTVGDIKGNTRKILDYLSKGKEMGADLLVFPEMAVTGYPPEDLLFMPRFIEANLKAIQEIARATRSITAIVGFVHKEGDIFNSAALLHHGRLVDVYSKVYLPNYGVFDELRYFRPGKGNFIFTLYSIPIGISICEDLWYPGDPIRTQALYGGAELIINISSSPYHSGKTEAREKLIATRASDNLAIVAYCNLVGGQDELVFDGGSMIFDQKGELIVRGKQFEEDLVLADLDLEAVFRMRLHDPRIRREPRVPEERGFRRIDLPGKKRPARKPPPLPKRDSHPMDRLSEIYAALTLGTRDYVRKNGFHTVLVGLSGGVDSALTAAIAVDALGKKGVVGVAMPSPYTSKASLEDANRLAKNLGIRMMTIPITEIFQAYLKTLAAPFKGLKPDVTEENIQARIRGNILMALSNKFGWLVLTTGNKSEMSVGYCTLYGDMAGGFAVLKDVPKTLVYELARYKNQREEKEVIPENILLKAPSAELRPNQKDEDSLPPYSILDPILQAYVEEDKGLREITGMGYKEETVKEVIQMVDRNEYKRRQSPPGVKITPRALGKDRRLPVTNKYRNF; from the coding sequence ATGCGAACCCTCAGGATCGGGCTCTGCCAGATCAACACGACCGTCGGAGACATCAAGGGGAATACCCGCAAGATCCTCGATTACCTCTCAAAAGGAAAGGAGATGGGCGCGGACTTGCTCGTCTTTCCTGAGATGGCGGTGACCGGATATCCCCCCGAGGATCTCCTCTTCATGCCCAGGTTCATCGAGGCAAACCTCAAGGCCATCCAAGAGATCGCCCGGGCCACGAGATCGATCACCGCTATTGTCGGTTTTGTGCACAAAGAAGGCGATATCTTCAACTCCGCAGCCCTGCTTCACCACGGCAGGCTGGTCGATGTCTATTCGAAGGTCTACCTCCCCAATTACGGGGTTTTCGACGAGCTGCGCTATTTTCGGCCAGGAAAAGGGAATTTCATCTTCACCCTCTATTCCATCCCGATCGGGATCAGCATCTGCGAGGACCTCTGGTATCCGGGCGATCCGATCCGCACCCAGGCCCTTTATGGCGGTGCAGAGTTGATCATCAACATCTCCTCTTCGCCCTACCATTCCGGCAAGACCGAAGCGCGGGAGAAACTGATCGCCACCCGGGCCTCGGATAACCTGGCCATCGTCGCCTATTGCAACCTCGTGGGGGGCCAGGATGAACTCGTCTTCGACGGCGGCAGCATGATCTTCGATCAGAAGGGAGAGCTGATCGTCCGGGGAAAGCAGTTTGAAGAGGACCTGGTCCTGGCCGACCTCGACCTGGAGGCGGTTTTCCGGATGAGGCTCCATGACCCGCGCATCCGAAGGGAACCTCGGGTCCCAGAAGAAAGGGGATTCCGAAGGATCGACCTCCCAGGAAAGAAAAGGCCTGCCAGGAAGCCCCCCCCTCTCCCTAAAAGGGACTCCCACCCCATGGATCGTCTCTCCGAGATCTATGCTGCCCTCACCCTCGGAACCCGAGATTATGTCCGGAAGAATGGTTTCCACACCGTTCTGGTCGGCCTGAGCGGGGGGGTCGACTCCGCCTTGACCGCCGCGATCGCGGTCGATGCCCTTGGAAAGAAGGGGGTGGTCGGCGTGGCCATGCCCTCCCCCTATACCTCGAAAGCCTCCCTGGAGGATGCCAACCGATTGGCCAAAAACCTCGGCATCCGGATGATGACCATTCCCATCACCGAGATCTTCCAGGCCTATCTTAAAACGCTCGCCGCCCCTTTTAAGGGGCTGAAGCCCGATGTGACCGAGGAGAACATCCAGGCCCGCATCCGGGGAAACATTCTCATGGCCCTCTCCAACAAATTCGGATGGCTCGTCCTGACGACCGGAAACAAAAGCGAGATGAGCGTCGGTTACTGCACCCTCTACGGCGATATGGCCGGGGGGTTTGCGGTGTTGAAGGACGTTCCCAAGACCCTGGTCTATGAATTGGCCCGTTACAAGAATCAAAGGGAGGAGAAAGAGGTCATTCCAGAGAACATCCTCCTCAAAGCCCCTTCGGCAGAGCTGAGGCCCAACCAGAAGGACGAGGATTCCCTACCGCCCTACTCCATCCTCGATCCGATCCTGCAGGCCTACGTGGAGGAGGACAAAGGGCTTCGGGAGATCACCGGGATGGGCTATAAAGAGGAGACCGTCAAGGAGGTGATCCAGATGGTCGACCGGAATGAATATAAACGACGGCAGAGCCCCCCGGGCGTCAAGATCACGCCCCGGGCCCTTGGCAAAGACCGGAGGCTTCCGGTTACCAACAAATACCGGAATTTTTAA
- the nifA gene encoding nif-specific transcriptional activator NifA → MVPIRPFPELPKKIQAPSQDQLILSLERKIKELTVLYQISQLIGSNFDCQKVFPDILETFHTHLGMSRGTITLLNPLTQELEIRAAHGMTEEEIGRGKYLVGEGITGKVVETGEPMVVPQIGKEPLFLNRTKSRENLTKSDTSFICVPIKNGSNVLGALSVDRLFKEEISFEEDVRLLSIVAAMVAQGLKIQQMVEEEKKQLLFENTTLKEKLKERYNLFNILGTSQKMAEVFQMIEKVANKDVTVLIRGESGTGKELVANAIHYNSPRASKPFLKLNCAALPGNLIESELFGHEKGAFTGATEQRIGKFERADGGTLFLDEIGTLHLEAQAKLLRVLQEKEFERIGGNRTLRVDVRILAATNKNLERAIEEGTFREDLYYRLSIFPIFLPPLRERKTDILLLADFFIDKFNQKHKKKVRRISTQATDLLIQYHWPGNVRELENCIERAVLLCTDGVIRRDHLPHSLQGGERSNPVAALSFEDSIKNFQKELIIDALKKSRGNMAQAARLLKTTERVISYNVKKLRINPKAYRS, encoded by the coding sequence GTGGTCCCGATCAGACCCTTTCCGGAGTTGCCGAAGAAAATTCAGGCTCCTTCCCAGGATCAATTGATCCTCTCCCTCGAAAGAAAGATCAAAGAGCTTACCGTCCTCTATCAGATCAGTCAGCTCATCGGATCGAACTTCGACTGTCAGAAGGTCTTTCCGGATATCCTCGAGACCTTTCATACCCATCTGGGGATGAGCCGCGGGACGATCACCCTCCTAAACCCCCTCACTCAGGAGTTGGAGATCCGAGCGGCCCACGGGATGACCGAAGAAGAAATCGGGAGAGGAAAATATTTGGTCGGGGAAGGCATCACGGGAAAAGTCGTAGAAACGGGCGAGCCCATGGTGGTCCCTCAAATCGGGAAGGAACCGCTTTTTCTGAACCGGACCAAATCGAGGGAGAACCTGACGAAGAGCGATACCTCTTTTATCTGCGTGCCCATAAAGAATGGTTCGAACGTTCTGGGTGCGTTAAGCGTGGACCGCCTTTTCAAAGAAGAGATCTCCTTTGAAGAAGACGTTCGACTCCTCTCCATCGTCGCCGCCATGGTCGCCCAGGGCCTCAAAATCCAACAGATGGTCGAGGAGGAAAAGAAACAGCTCCTGTTTGAAAACACGACCCTGAAGGAAAAATTGAAGGAGAGATATAATCTCTTCAATATCCTTGGGACAAGCCAAAAGATGGCGGAAGTGTTTCAAATGATCGAGAAGGTGGCGAACAAGGACGTCACGGTCCTCATCCGAGGGGAGAGTGGGACCGGGAAGGAACTGGTGGCCAATGCCATCCATTACAACAGTCCCCGGGCCTCAAAGCCCTTCTTAAAATTGAACTGTGCCGCCCTCCCGGGGAATCTCATCGAGAGCGAATTGTTCGGACATGAGAAAGGGGCCTTTACGGGAGCCACGGAGCAGAGGATCGGAAAATTTGAAAGGGCCGATGGGGGCACGCTTTTTCTCGACGAAATCGGAACCCTCCATTTAGAGGCCCAGGCCAAGCTCCTGAGGGTCCTCCAGGAAAAGGAGTTCGAGAGAATTGGCGGAAACCGGACCTTGCGGGTGGATGTCCGTATCCTCGCGGCCACGAATAAAAATCTGGAAAGGGCCATCGAGGAAGGGACCTTTCGGGAGGATCTCTATTATCGCCTCAGCATATTCCCCATCTTCCTCCCTCCTCTCCGGGAGAGGAAAACGGACATCCTTCTTCTGGCCGACTTCTTCATCGACAAATTCAACCAGAAACATAAAAAGAAGGTTCGGAGAATTTCGACGCAGGCCACAGACCTGCTCATTCAATATCATTGGCCGGGGAATGTCAGAGAGCTCGAAAATTGCATCGAAAGGGCCGTCCTTCTGTGTACGGACGGCGTGATCCGCCGTGATCACCTACCCCATAGCCTCCAGGGGGGAGAACGATCAAACCCCGTTGCGGCCCTCTCTTTCGAAGATTCCATAAAGAACTTTCAAAAGGAGCTGATCATCGATGCCCTCAAAAAATCACGGGGGAATATGGCCCAAGCGGCCAGGCTATTGAAGACGACGGAAAGGGTTATCTCCTACAACGTCAAAAAGCTTCGGATTAACCCAAAAGCCTATCGTTCCTGA
- the amt gene encoding ammonium transporter, which translates to MKRFNFLILVSLIAAILWPDLVGAEEKAAPDLKVVADTLWVLIAAALVFFMNTGFATVESGLCRAKNTVNILSKNVIVFCVTSLAFWAVGFGLMFGDGHPLVGLKGFFLIGADNSPATGEAYRGVFSSLNWTGVPLLAKFFFQLVFAGTAATIVSGAVAERIKYFSFFVFSFLMGALIYPIQGHWIWGGGWLSQLGFKDFAGSTVVHSIGGWSALVGAALLGPRLGKFGPDGKVNPIPGHNLGMATLGMFILWLGWFGFNGGSTMAADPKPISLIILNTNMAAAAGGIAATFVSYLAIGKPDLSMLLNGVLAGLVGITAGADGATVFGSIVIGFVSGILVVFSVLFFDRIKVDDPVGAISVHMVNGVWGTLAVGLFHSEAGLLYGGGPKQLLIQIVGILSVAAFSVLANLLVWKIIKGVMGLRVSEEEEMEGLDIGEHGMEAYPDFSSRA; encoded by the coding sequence ATGAAAAGATTCAACTTCCTCATCCTGGTTTCCTTAATCGCCGCCATTCTGTGGCCCGATCTTGTGGGGGCAGAGGAAAAAGCGGCGCCTGATTTGAAGGTGGTCGCGGACACGCTTTGGGTCCTGATCGCGGCCGCCTTGGTCTTTTTCATGAACACCGGTTTCGCCACGGTCGAGTCTGGCCTCTGCCGGGCAAAAAACACGGTCAACATCCTATCGAAGAATGTGATCGTCTTCTGCGTCACAAGTCTGGCCTTTTGGGCGGTCGGGTTCGGTCTTATGTTCGGCGACGGCCATCCTCTGGTCGGCCTAAAGGGTTTCTTTCTCATTGGGGCCGATAACAGTCCGGCCACGGGAGAGGCCTATCGAGGGGTCTTCTCCTCGCTCAATTGGACCGGGGTGCCCCTTTTGGCCAAATTCTTTTTTCAACTGGTCTTTGCCGGAACCGCGGCCACCATCGTTTCCGGAGCGGTGGCGGAGAGGATTAAGTATTTCTCCTTCTTCGTCTTCTCCTTTCTCATGGGGGCCTTGATCTACCCCATCCAAGGCCACTGGATCTGGGGGGGCGGATGGCTCTCTCAGCTGGGATTCAAGGATTTTGCCGGCTCGACCGTCGTCCACAGCATCGGAGGCTGGTCTGCCCTTGTCGGGGCCGCCCTTCTCGGCCCACGGTTGGGGAAATTCGGACCCGACGGAAAGGTGAATCCCATCCCCGGTCACAATCTCGGTATGGCCACCCTGGGGATGTTCATCCTCTGGCTCGGATGGTTCGGATTCAACGGGGGAAGCACCATGGCGGCGGATCCCAAACCCATCTCTCTGATCATCCTCAACACCAATATGGCCGCCGCTGCCGGGGGCATTGCCGCCACCTTCGTCTCCTACCTGGCGATCGGAAAACCTGACCTCAGCATGCTCCTGAACGGAGTGCTGGCAGGCCTGGTGGGGATCACGGCCGGCGCCGATGGCGCAACCGTCTTCGGTTCCATCGTCATCGGGTTCGTCTCGGGGATTCTCGTGGTCTTCAGTGTCCTCTTCTTTGACCGGATAAAGGTGGATGACCCGGTGGGCGCTATCTCCGTCCACATGGTCAACGGCGTGTGGGGAACCCTCGCGGTCGGTTTGTTCCACTCTGAGGCAGGCCTTCTCTACGGCGGGGGACCGAAACAGCTCCTCATCCAGATCGTGGGAATCCTTTCCGTGGCTGCCTTCAGCGTTCTGGCTAACCTCCTGGTCTGGAAGATCATCAAGGGGGTTATGGGTCTCAGAGTTTCCGAGGAAGAAGAGATGGAGGGACTGGACATCGGCGAACACGGGATGGAAGCCTATCCTGACTTTTCATCGAGAGCATAG
- a CDS encoding P-II family nitrogen regulator translates to MKKIEAIIKPFKLDEVKDALTRIGIQGMTVTEVKGFGRQKGHTEFYRGAEYQVDFIPKAKVELILPDELVSQAIETIQRVAKTGKIGDGKIFLSPVEEVVRIRTGERGKEAI, encoded by the coding sequence ATGAAAAAAATCGAAGCCATTATCAAACCTTTTAAGCTCGATGAAGTGAAAGATGCCCTCACCAGGATCGGGATTCAGGGGATGACCGTCACCGAGGTAAAAGGGTTTGGGAGGCAAAAGGGACATACGGAATTCTACCGGGGGGCGGAGTATCAGGTCGATTTCATCCCCAAGGCCAAGGTAGAGTTGATCCTTCCCGACGAGCTGGTCTCCCAGGCCATCGAGACGATTCAGCGGGTGGCCAAAACAGGGAAGATCGGGGACGGGAAAATCTTTCTTTCACCCGTGGAGGAGGTGGTCCGGATCAGGACCGGAGAGAGGGGAAAGGAGGCGATATGA
- a CDS encoding type 1 glutamine amidotransferase: protein MKVLILKHVNTEGPGLIEDFLIQQGAPYHIIDLSLSPYLPKPDAFSHIVILGGPMNVYEEDRYPFLKMEDLFLKEAIQRGRTILGICLGAQLIAKALGARVYRAPLKEMGWDQVVLTEEGRKDPLFSGFPKRFSVFQWHEDTFDLPNQAKLLATSAFVSHQAFRYGDEIYGLQFHLEMTEEMIRAWVEEDEEIRERRTNILLQTENEMEGYRKRSMKFLKRLFYQKVPKDLRPRSRGRVDSEKRR, encoded by the coding sequence ATGAAGGTCTTGATCCTCAAGCACGTCAACACCGAAGGACCGGGCCTGATCGAAGACTTCCTCATCCAACAAGGAGCCCCTTATCACATCATCGACCTCTCCCTATCCCCATACCTTCCAAAGCCCGATGCATTTTCTCACATCGTCATCCTCGGCGGCCCCATGAACGTCTATGAGGAGGACCGATATCCTTTCCTGAAAATGGAGGACCTCTTTTTGAAAGAGGCGATCCAGAGGGGAAGGACGATCCTGGGTATATGCTTGGGGGCCCAGTTGATTGCGAAGGCCTTGGGGGCCAGGGTCTACAGAGCCCCCCTCAAAGAGATGGGATGGGATCAGGTGGTGTTGACCGAAGAGGGTCGAAAGGATCCCCTCTTCTCCGGCTTCCCGAAAAGATTCTCCGTATTTCAGTGGCACGAGGACACCTTCGACCTCCCGAATCAGGCGAAGTTGCTCGCCACCTCGGCCTTCGTATCCCATCAGGCCTTCCGATATGGAGACGAGATCTACGGCCTCCAGTTTCATCTCGAGATGACTGAAGAGATGATCCGGGCGTGGGTGGAGGAAGATGAGGAAATAAGGGAGAGGAGAACGAATATTCTATTGCAGACGGAAAACGAGATGGAAGGATACCGAAAAAGGAGCATGAAATTCCTGAAACGTCTCTTTTACCAAAAGGTGCCCAAGGATCTCAGACCCCGAAGCAGGGGCAGGGTCGATTCGGAGAAAAGGAGGTAG
- a CDS encoding ammonium transporter, protein MKVDSGDTTWILVASALVMLMTPGLALFYGGMVRKKNVLGTIMQSFIAIAVITVQWVLYGYSLAFGPDIGGVIGSLDWIGLREVGLDPHPDYCPTVPHQAFMIFQMMFAVITPALITGAFAERFKFKTYLVFLLLWATFVYDPLAHWVWGLGGWIRNLGALDFAGGLVVHISSGIAALAASLVVGKRRGYGEEPMPPHNLTLTLLGAALLWFGWFGFNGGSAIASGSLATSAFVVTHISTASAALSWMFAEWFHRGNPTVLGAASGAVAGLVAITPASGFVGPLSAIAIGLVAGVLCYAAINLKTKLGYDDSLDVVGVHGVGGTWGALATGLFASKAINSAGNDGLFFGNPALLGIQALTVGVAWIYSFGMTLLLLKVLDWTMGLRVSEEHEIHGLDLSQHGEAGYTF, encoded by the coding sequence ATGAAAGTCGATTCCGGCGATACGACGTGGATCTTGGTGGCTTCGGCCCTGGTGATGTTGATGACCCCAGGTCTCGCCCTCTTCTACGGGGGCATGGTCAGGAAGAAGAACGTGCTCGGAACGATCATGCAGAGCTTCATCGCCATTGCCGTGATCACGGTCCAATGGGTCCTCTACGGGTACAGCCTCGCCTTCGGCCCGGATATTGGAGGCGTGATCGGAAGTCTCGACTGGATTGGGTTAAGGGAGGTTGGGCTGGATCCCCATCCCGATTACTGCCCCACGGTCCCCCACCAGGCCTTCATGATCTTCCAGATGATGTTCGCCGTGATCACTCCGGCCCTGATCACAGGCGCCTTCGCGGAACGGTTTAAATTCAAAACCTACCTCGTCTTTCTCCTCCTCTGGGCGACCTTCGTTTACGATCCCCTGGCCCATTGGGTTTGGGGACTAGGGGGATGGATTCGGAATCTCGGGGCCCTCGACTTCGCCGGCGGTCTGGTCGTTCACATCAGCTCCGGGATCGCGGCCCTTGCGGCCTCCCTGGTCGTGGGCAAGAGAAGGGGATACGGGGAGGAACCCATGCCCCCCCACAACCTGACCCTGACCCTGCTGGGCGCAGCGCTCCTCTGGTTCGGATGGTTCGGCTTCAACGGAGGCAGTGCGATTGCGTCCGGCTCCCTGGCGACCTCGGCCTTCGTCGTGACCCACATCTCTACCGCTTCGGCCGCCCTCTCCTGGATGTTCGCCGAGTGGTTTCACAGGGGGAACCCGACGGTATTGGGAGCGGCCTCCGGCGCCGTCGCAGGTCTGGTGGCCATCACCCCGGCCTCTGGTTTCGTCGGACCTCTTTCGGCCATCGCCATCGGCCTGGTCGCGGGGGTCCTCTGTTATGCTGCGATCAACCTCAAGACGAAACTGGGATACGACGACTCCCTCGATGTGGTCGGCGTTCACGGGGTGGGAGGCACCTGGGGCGCCCTGGCCACGGGGCTCTTCGCCTCCAAGGCCATCAACTCGGCCGGCAACGACGGTCTCTTCTTCGGGAACCCCGCCCTCTTGGGCATCCAGGCCTTGACCGTTGGGGTTGCCTGGATCTACTCTTTTGGGATGACGCTCCTCCTCCTAAAAGTGCTCGATTGGACCATGGGGTTGAGAGTGAGTGAGGAGCATGAGATCCATGGCTTAGACTTGAGTCAGCATGGCGAAGCGGGATATACTTTCTGA
- a CDS encoding P-II family nitrogen regulator — protein sequence MKKIEAIVKPFKLEEVKDALTKIGIQGMTVTEVKGFGRQKGHTEVYRGAEYTIDFVPKIKIDLIVSEDRVAQVIETLERSARTGKIGDGKIFVSSVEEVIRIRTGERGKDAL from the coding sequence ATGAAGAAGATCGAAGCGATAGTGAAGCCCTTCAAACTGGAAGAAGTGAAGGATGCCCTGACCAAAATCGGCATCCAGGGGATGACGGTGACCGAGGTCAAAGGGTTCGGCAGGCAAAAGGGCCACACCGAGGTTTACCGGGGAGCCGAATATACGATCGATTTTGTCCCCAAGATCAAGATCGACCTCATCGTGAGCGAAGATCGGGTGGCTCAGGTCATCGAGACCTTGGAACGGTCGGCGCGAACCGGCAAGATCGGAGATGGCAAGATCTTTGTCTCTTCGGTGGAAGAGGTGATCCGGATCCGAACCGGAGAACGTGGCAAGGATGCCCTCTGA